The Thunnus thynnus chromosome 1, fThuThy2.1, whole genome shotgun sequence nucleotide sequence GTCTGTCCGGCCGCACATCCTGGTTCGCTCGGCTCAGCTGGAGATGCTGTGGAAGTATCACCAGCAGGTGTGCGGACAGTCCGGCTAAGAGAGCGCGGAGCGGCGGGTCGGACCTCATCCtgttcctgcagcagctggaagACTGGACTCAGAGCTTTATTTGAAGTCACGCTGACGTGAAAcaaagctgttttcttttcagaaaaATCCTCCATATCATACTGTACACCCACTGAAGAGTAAATGCTGAACTAATTGTTCTTTTAAAATCAGATTCTCTTGAGTTTTACTGGGAAATGGAAGGTTTTTAGTTGTTAATTCACAACGGATCAGTGAGCAGAAATGTATAATTTTACATTATCATGAAGGTTTGGTCACCCTcatcattttttcctttaatttcctgAATTTggctaaaacaaaaaaaatatctggaATTATTGAAGCTCAGAATTATATTAAAAGAAatgtaacttttaaaatatctaaACAATCCCttcttttttcagcaaaaattaCTTCCATATTCCAACGTTGCAGTCATGTTTTCTTGTGgtttaatcataaaaaaacactccaAGCATTTGACTTGCCTTTTGATTGCAGTGTCACAATAAGATGAGGACGTTTTACAGCAAAATTCAGCATCGAAGCGGTTACTGTGCTCAGTGGAAAACTTTCCTATCGTGCCTCACAGCGTAAAAACATATTGACAGTTAATTGTTGATGAATGCAGGCTGATAGTGTTTGCAAATGCTGTGATGTTACTGTCAAAtacgtgtatgtatgtatatgtgtgcatacagttagtaatgtgatgtgatTGCATGAAAACACAAGTTACTTTCTGACTAAACACTGTTCTGTCTCACAAGATATTTGATGTAAAACAAGCTTTTCAGCCACAGTGAAGTACTCATATTTCAGAACTGTTGTTAGCTTTAGCCATTGAGGGGAAACTTGATACAGTTCCTCCATATTTCAGATTGCAATGTTGACGTTTGTGCTCTACTGTATTGATCTGACGGCTGTAGCTGCTTTGCAGAGTGATGGAAAGTCACATTCATGAGATAAAATCATAAtgttcatttatcatttttattcatttttgcacCGGGgataatttttattattattaaagtgaTCATTTTGTTCATCTTCAAAGTGTCAACctttattgaaattaaatacatttgcatatttatagattctgttttttttaatgaggaagaaggaggagatgggttttttttgagGGCGGAGGGCACAAAACAGTACAACTTATTCCCATTAAAAACGCAATAACTCAATAATACAATACACAGGTAACAGAATACCATGACATACTTATCACTGAGATACCTCAACCATTGTACCTGGACATTAGTACTGGCCAACACTGGGACCAGTTCAAAGGTTACATTGAATCTGCAGTTGACAGATGTTTCCATGTATTCAATAAAAGGCTGCCAgatctttaagaaaaacatcatATCTGTTTTTCAGGACGTGTCATTTTCTCTAAGGATATACAGTTATGAGAGAGGAGGGAATCTGACCTCCAAGTTAGTGCAATACATGTTCTGAAAACAGCGAGAGCTTTATCAATGAATTATCTGGAACTCTGACTTAAGTTTCACGTTTATTACGTCTCCTAGGAGACGCAGTTCTGGGTCTAATGGGACTGGTCTGTCCGTAACTTTAGTCACATAAGTCACACCAGAATGTTGTGACTTTGGCACATTGCGATGTGCAGTGTAACATCGTGTCCTCAGTAACGCTGCATCTGAAACACATATTTGAGATTGTGGGTTTGTACTGGTGCAATTTCTGAGGGGAGGTGAGGTAAGGCTGATGAAAGTTGTTGTTGACAAGCTTAAATCTGGCATTTACAGTAGTGAACATGCTGTTCTGACATAGATCAGACCTTAGTCTCATCTGTAGTCATGCTCAGGTCAGATTCCCACCTCTCTCTTGACcgatgtatgttttgttttgggcgGTAATCCATCATTATTGAATATACCCTGCTAATAAAATGCCCTAAGCCTTTGTGACTGTGAAGTACCTCCACCTTTGTCAGGTCAGGTAGAATCAGCTGCTCACCCAAACTTTTTAGGCTCTCAGttgcaaataataaaaaaaagtgtttggtgaataattcatatttctcttttagctgttcATAGGACATGAAGATGCCATCAATATAACTGCTCCAGGTATCTTATCCCACTATCATACCAAAGCTTAAACACTTTATTATCAGAGATCATTGgtatgagtttgtttttccattccTCACTCCAAGAATGTTATGGACTTCATACCATGATCTAACAAAGTGGACAGTAAGTGGGATTTTGGTTTTGTTAATAATACTTTCTGGATTctacatataaataaagtcaCTTCCCACCTCTTCATTAAGGCATTGTAATCCAATTTGTGTCCAGGAGGAGGCAGAGTCACGTTCAAGCAAAGATGACAGAAATCTCATTTGTGCTGCCCAAAAGTAAATTTTGAAATTAGGGAGTTGGAGGCCACCCATCTTTGTAGTCCCATGATAATCTCTCTTCACTTACAATTTCttaaagagatttaaaaaatgctgttgGAAAGGGGGATCGGGAGCTATGGAAATAAGTGTATTATCCTTGGCAAAAGACTCTACCAAATAAGGTCAGGGGTAGATCTGTCCTCCTGTTTAGATCACTCTCTATTTTGTGAATTAGCATGGGGTAGTTTAAATACCTTTTTCACATTGTTATCCACATGGATACCCAGATATGTAAACCCTTCTGGAGCCCACTTGAAGGAGTCTGGCTGGCACAGGTCTCTGCGATCAGTTTTAGACAGAGGGagtgttatggaattttccatctttagaggTTACAAATCGggttacattgggtcaagcttggctttgaggtcacactgtaattcttaatcaGAGATTAAGATATCTTCTCCTTGAGACTTCAGCTGTCTGTGTACTGTTTTTGGTTCTCCACTTGGCCAAGTgctttcaataaacatttttagcattaagacatcaaaagtctCGTGTGCGCCTTTCTCCACCGCTGACCAtcactcaaaatatccacaacaggGAGTATTTCAATCTTTTCACAGTTCATCTTATAGATATTATGCTATAATTGTCCAGAAGAGCTTGTAATTTAGTAAGAGATCAGGCTGGGTCCCTAAGAAATAAAATTTCATCAACAGCAAATAAactaattttgtaattttttttttttggaaaaaacatACCagcaattattattatgattcaAAGTAGAGTGTTTTATATAGCTActcttaaaacatgtcaggtgttcatataaacagtgaaagaggttttcctcgctgtaattattcctcctgttcatactggatattaaaagatccccttcaaatggaGGCCAAATCCACAGTatgtggaagtatagtaacaaaaagagggactttggcactaaaatgaCTGGCaggttgaaagatatctacttgatttgactcatttggacgactgaagcgtcatattagcttcaaataaacttttaaatacatttttgcacagatggaggactgtggattttgtcccccatcacttacattgtaagtgcattatgaagaagaagaagaagaagaagaagaagaagaggaaaaagaaagagaaagaaagaagaaaagaagaagaagaagttgttGTTTCTCCTCCGGTCCTGCAGGAGTCGATAGACCGCCAACAGTCGCCTTTCTACCCGAAGAAAACCGGTTAACATAACAGAGCAAACATGGCGGCGTCGTTGATGCGGTTTGTCCGCGGAGGTCTTGGAAAGAGCTTCAACAGTAAGTTAATTCGAAACACTTTTTTTGCTTGTACAGGCTGGTTGCTGCGATGGTCCGTTATATAAAGTGGGTCTTTGCATGCTGCTGAAAACGACACGGTCCGATTTTAACGGTCAAACGTCTCCGGTTTGACCTTCTAGCTAAGCTAATGCTAGTGTTAGCCAGCACGGAGCtgaacagcagagaggagagtgagTCTGTATTGTTTTTGTGACAGCTGTGTTTATTTCTTCATACATTCATAGTTTATTTTGTTAACATAAATCATGTAGAAGTGTTCAGAGTGGATGTAGGATTAGCCGTTTCTTCATGTTGTCGGTGAGCATCTATTTAGTGAACATTTTGTCAGCTCCTCTGCAGATCTGTATATTCAGCAATCAACAGTGGTGttaagtaactaagtacattttagttactcaagtactgtgccTAAGtaccactacatttcagaggcaattattgtactttctactccactacatttatttgacagctttagttacttttcagatgaagatttgacacaatggataatataacaagcttttaaaatacaacacattgttaaagatgaaaccagtggtttccaacctttttggcttttgacgtcttacaaaaagcagtgtgtagtcggggtcacatttcacatgtctatgagttgttaacagctccaccaaatagtgatttttccctctaaacttctcacatgctttcatttcaataaatgttcaaatgatccaatatttcagcaaaaatcaaagattagagaaaaagtccaaaaactgaaaacagatttgtgtatcagaactttgttttttcttctttcctctcccattaatcatctcaggACCCCTCAGagttatctgctgaccctttggaggggcccgacccctaggttgggaaccactggactaaactagctaactgtatataaaatactgatgcttcagtattaataatctaatgatgtcatatataattatatatcaGATAGAGGGACTAAACCATtgcttttactgcaatactttaactacatcaagctcataatacttatgtacttttattgtagtaggatttttcatgcaggacttttacatgtaatggagtatttctacattgcTGTAagggtacttttacttaaagtgtCTGAGTAACtttacttcttctaccactggtAATCTGTAAAGTGTTTATACAGATTTTTTGAccctctcttctgttttttccagttgCAAGGACCTCAtgtctcctccagcagcagagcagactGCAGAGCTCCACCACAGAAACCAGCCGTGAGTACAGACAGACTGCCGACAGGAGATGCTTGTTGATTGATAAGCAGTCAAATATGATAGCTGTTTTGTCTCCTATTTGACTGCTGATCAGTGGACACAAATAGCAGTTAGTTCCATGTATTATcattacatttgagtcacagagttataaatctgtttttaagaTGATCTTTAAAATCTCAATAGGTCacttaacattaacatttcagtGAACAGTCTGAATGTTCCTAACCTGTTTTGCAATTTTAATAATGAATTGttagtgttaaaaaaaagtcaggtcAGACTTGACAGGACAGGTCTTGATCACTGTGTGGTTGAATACTTTTAAACCTCTTGCCTCTCTTGTCCTTCCTGCAGCCACCGTCAGGCCCAAGGATGCTGTCACTCACAACCAGCTGTCAGCGTTTGGGGAATACGTGGCTGAGATGATGCCCAAATATATCCAGCAGGTCCAGGTCAGTTCATGTGCCTGTAACCAGTTCTGAGCTCATCCTCGCCTCGATGGAAATGACCAAGAGACTTcaaatgttcagtttgtgtcagagcatttataataatatcaataatgaaaataatcattaatttcaGCCCTACTTAAATTCATTCatagatacaaatacattaaAGGGGGAAAAAGTAAATAAGTAGATGAGAAATCCTGCAGGTGCACATAGTTGTGATGCATGAAGCAGCATGTAGGCAGACCTGCAGAGAGTCCTGCGTCAATCCACCAGGAACTGTCTGCTTTCTCCTGTTTTGCTGATTTACATAACTTGGTCTTAAATTCATCTCCTGAGACCAGTTGGAgtgattacatttcatttgtgtgtgtgtgtatgtgtgtgtaggtgacCTGTTACAATGAGCTGGAGGTGATGATCCATCCTGACGGGGTGGTCCCTGTGCTGACATTCCTGAGGGACCACACCAACGCCCAGTTCAGGAACATGATCGACCTGACTGCCGTCGACATCCCAACACGGCAGAACCGCTTTGAGgtacaaactttttttttgttgttgttgttgccagAAATTGCTTCTATGAGAGTGAATGAGTGTAATCGTAATAGTGTTGTTACAGTCATAGTCACAGTAACTCAGGAACTAAACCAGTGTTTTCACCAGAGGAACCAGGGACAAAAATGAGTTCTTAGAAGATAGTTCCAGGTGTAGTGAAGTCCATGCTCGTCACTTACTGTTCACACATAGACACTGTGGCTGCTTCCACTTGTGTGCCACttcattaataaaacagaaggaaaaagatAGTATTCCAGTATCGATATTAGGACTCACACTCTCCCCTAACACCAAATGCTTTATGGTTAGAATGAACATTTTTGTGCATAGACTGTCATTAATAATTCATAGTATATGATTTTAcagtgatgatgtgtgtgtgtgtgtgtgttctggtttACAGATCGTGTACAACCTGCTGTCGCTGCGCTACAACACTCGTATGCGCGTCAAGACGTACACAGACGAGTTAACACCGGTGGACTCCGCCGTTCCCGTCCACATGGCTGCCAACTGGTACGAGAGGGAGGTGAGTCACAACCTGCAGGCTACTATATTAAATTCACAACAACGCtcaatcagtgatgtcacataaCTTTCAAGCTGTCGTAGTGTTTTCACTGGCAGGCAGACTGAGagtaaagtgtgttttttttttttttttacagatatggGACATGTTCGGCGTGTTCTTTGCCAACCACCCAGACCTGAGGCGCATCCTGACAGACTACGGCTTCGAGGGTCACCCCTTCAGGAAGGACTTCCCTCTGTCAGGATACGTGGAGGTGAGTTCTGCCAGCAGCACGTCCACTCGGTACGAGAGTTGGCTTAATTCAGCTCCGTgtgattcatttgtttgtttttttaattctaagATATGAACGTAGTAATAGTATTGGCAGGAAGtctgtgagacagacaggatggAAGCTGTGCCCAGACGCTTTGGATCTCAAACTCTGCTGGATcctgtgatttttgttttttggttgtttttttttttagagttcaTTATCATAAATCCAGGGCTCCCACAGACCTTGACAGCCTGTGACTTGAGAAAGAATAATATATGTCCTGCAGACtttgaaataaaatagatttctttgaaaaaaaaatgaattatttatttcaacacGGTCAAATTCATCCCCTCTGCCTTACTCCTGTCTATCTGAGGAAGAACACTTCACATTCTGAGGATTAGAATAATTTCATCAGGCTGTCTAGACAAGAAAGGTTTTTCTTTTATGTGAAGCTTTGATTGCTGTTATTTTCTAACATACCTGCCATTCTTTTGTCCCAACcgtgaaaaacatttaaataatttccccctacagacataaaaatactataCTACAATAAATGGACTTTAAAATGCTTGCagactgaagtgtgtgtgtgtgttttcctctgcaGGTGCGTTACGACGATGAGGTGAAGCGTGTGGTGGCCGAGCCCGTGGAGCTGTCGCAGGAGTTCAGGAAGTTTGACCTCAACACACCCTGGGAGGTTTTCCCAGCTTACCGAGAGCCCAAAGAGGCCGCACCCAAACTGGAGGCCGGTGACAAGGCTCCTGAGAAGAAGTGATCTTCCTCTGTTTAGtctacacacacatcatcatcatgttctgtctgtttgtgttccGGGAGTACCAACCCCTTCGAGAAACCCAActgaaatatttatgtaaataacAATACTATTAAAACAagcttaaaatgattttttgtgGAGGTTTTCTTTGGAGCAACTCTTAATACTGCAGGATGGAACGGTTCTAATTTGGGTGCACTATATgtccaaaagtatgtggacaccaaAGCATTACACCCCAATGTCAGAGTCAGTGTTCAGTTCATCCTGAAGGTGATGGATGGAGTTGAGGTCGGAGCCAAGTTCTTTCAAACCAAACCGGGAAAACCGACtctttatggagctggctttATGCAGACTGTTGCCACACAGttataaaactaaaatatcattgtatgcTGTGATATAACACTCATTTTCACTGTTTCCCCGATCCTGTGAGCTGGACACCAGTCAGAGTTTGAACAAATATGCTCGACtaaataaaggcttttaataTAACTTCTTCCTCGCTCTGCCCGCGTGCCcgaagaacttttttttttctgacaagaTTTGTTTGGAACTAAAGTCTTCCAAACCATGAAAACCCAGACAAGCGGTGTCCAAGTAATTGCTGTCTAAATATACcttttgaaacattttatgCTTCCCTAATTTCAGTGTTGGAATCAAACAACTTTCACTCCGATAATGAAAGGATGCgttcaagtctgtctgaaaacaacaatcaggtgtccgcatcaagtcaagtcaattttatttatataacgccaaatcacaacagaagttatctctcTGCACTTTTCACTTAGAGCTGGTCTAGACTGCACTCtctaatttacagagacccaacatccCCCCCAGGAGCAGCgcttggcaacagcagcaaaggaaaaactcccctttaacaggaaggaACCTCGAGCAGAGCCGGGCTCcgggtgggcggccatctgcctcgaccATATGAAGCTTAgaagtctgagttagtcatatcaagtggatatctgccacatttacagtcttttttagcatcaaattccctctttgtgtttcctcggacagtgtttccccgaggaactttggcactaaaaagactgtaacgttgaaagatatctacttgatttgaagcttcatattagcttcagataaactttttaatacatttttgcacagaaggacgaCTGCGATTTTTCTCCCCCATCACTTACGTTATAagcacattatgaagggatcttataatggtcagtatgaacaggaataCAACAAGAAAAACGTTTCAATGTTCATTCGGGCTCCTAACGGCTGTTTTAAGACTTTAATGAAGTGaagtaaaaaacacatttccctctgacatgcAATTAAGTAGAAGTatgaagtagcataaaatggaaatactaaatACTATATCAGCATAAAGCAGCTAGCATAAGTAGCTAATCTCTCTATACGATTTCAGACTCATTTATCGTGTCACTAATTGTATTTAAAGTTGAGGTTACGCtactgttagcattagcttgcTAACTAACGGCTCACCTTTCTCGTTCCGGACCGGAACGGCTCCGGCCGTGGACTGGATCGGTGGCAGCTTCATGTTGAGGGTTTTAAATTATGAATGTGTATTTTAAGACTCATAAACTcagctaatctgcttcatcaggaaCTAATAATGGGTGTTTTACATTTGATTGGCAGTTGCCTGGCAACATAAGCAAACAGCCCCATAACTAACCAATACTCAAATattgctaaatcctgattggaCAGAaagttgtgacatcacatcacattatATGTatctcttatttttatttttattttccttttaatatttcttttgtaaagcactttgagctttATTCTATGTCAtgaaagtgctctataaataaagttgtttattattattattattattattatacacttCACACCAGTGAGAAAAATACAGTCAAAAGTGACTAATTTCTCAtgtgaaataacaaaaactgtTCAACTTTGGCAAAAAAAGACCCCATTATCACAATAAGAAGCTGATCAAGAAAATATGTTTGCAGGGTCtttaaattcattaaatatatatatatatcttgcAAATCTGTATGTTGGCAAGTGAGTTGAAGTAGTAAGTAATAATTATGATATGTTGGTACTCTATTAAGTCTACGTTGCTGCCGTATAAATCATACTGGAGTCGCCCAGAAGATGGCGCTGCAGGTCAAAAATTCAAATCAACACTGAGGACGTGCAGCTGCATAGTTCATGGACACAATAACAGTCCAGACAGGATgtacatttcttctttcttttttaattttgtcaaaCATTTGTCATTGAAgcattcattttacatgtaagaaatattcaaaacatttcGACATGAGCCAGACTACTGAAACAAGACATgggtcaaaatgtttttttgatattattttacttattattCCAGGATCGTTTTTAATCTGGTTTGTGCTTCTGGAGCTCAAAATCATAGAAAAGTACAATCTGCTTCTGTTTGATCGAGACAAATCAATAACCGGAAAGTACTTCTAATGACATTTTGATCCATGTCCGCTCGACATCTACAACACAATCTTTCATCAGAGTTATCAGAAACAAAGAAGCACAGACCAGACACATCCAACAATTTGTCAAATACTGTACAAGATAATTCACGTATCgataaaaatacacagtaacAGGCGTCGACGGGGGCCTGTGAAGCTGTTCAGCAATCATCTTTtaattcattgtattttttttttttagttatatGCATGCATCACACAAGTGCTTCTTGAGTATGTCAGATGAGTTATGCTCGAATCACCTTCACAGACCGATTTTACTGAACCGGGTGGGGTCTGTCTGTCTCGCAGTAACACTGAAGCAATCACAGGTCCGACCTCTGTGCCGCTGCTCACTTACTGAGGCTGAGATAGAAAAAACCACCATGGGTTAGACTGTGACAAAATACCTTATTATCTGAAATGAGGCACACTCGCAGTATAATTTcatactgtgaaaaaaaaaagaagaaaattagCATTTCATTGTCTAAAGTTTTGTCACTTTCTTAGAAGTCACTGCAGCCGTAAAGGACAGGAAATTATCCATTAGTGAGACCGTGGTGAAGGAGCCGCCTGGTGCGAGTGTGAAGCTGGAGACTCTCTCCACGTTATTAGTTTTCAGAGAAGGTGCGAGGACGTTTCCCCCCCCACCGGTGCCAAAGAGATCACTGTGAGGTCAGAGACTTCTAAAACTCAGCTTTTCACCTCtctgactgtactgtactgtactgtacggTCATATCTTCAGATTTATCTGGATGTAATCTGATTGGAccattttaaatgtgctttaacTATAGTGCATCAGTCTGAATGAATGCTGTGCTTTTAAAGAATTATTTACAGACAAGTAGAGTATAATATCACTTTCCACTATCTGtctgtgatatttatttttaatgagaCTTTCAAGCGTGCGTGTCCACGTGTTGGATCATGAAGCAGCTAAGTGATTCccacagctgctaaatgctccacacacacacacacacacatgttaacCAGTCAGACGCTTACTTTGTCTGacgtttggtgctgggcagggaGCTTCTTCACTGACAACAGCAGCCTTTTGTGGCTGTGAGACTGAACCGAAACAGTAAATTgctgtaaaagtaaaacataaggctgaaagatgctaaaacgctccgtaaagctgagaggagctgcagagttgggaGATAATTCTTGGTTAAATTTGTCAATATAAGCAACTCCGTTCATATTCCAAATAGCTTTGATAGCTTTGATCAATTGTTAACATGAAATTATTGATTGTTTTGAGGTGGTGGCAAAAATTATAGGTGAACTGGCCCTTTGAAAAATGTAGTCGAAATCATTAAAATTGATAACTTTAAAAGCTTGTTTCATATTAAAGTTGTGAATTTGCCTCAGCTTGTTGTTTACATCAGAACTTCACATCTCATACTTTGACGTCCTGttaactgtaataaaaaaaaaaatgcaaatgttaaaTCAAAGTGAAGTAGAATCACTTGAGATGGTGCCTCTCCAGCAGAGAAGGTGATTTCATAAAGTCAAGGTTCATCACAATTTGAACATCATCATCTTTCTCCCGGCAGTGTGAAATTAAACAGACGTGCTTATTACTGTGGCCTGGGAGAAGCAATTCAATTTTCCCCACAGTGGTTGCCATCTGAAGAAATGAATTAAACGCTGCTAGAATTAGAAATCAAATTATGAGGTCCAGATCCCCGCAGGCCCGGAGGCGGCATGTGGTCAATAGTCTGTATGGGATGGATATGGAgtctgcacttttttttttgttgtgttttttttttgttacaaaaGTAAGTCAAAGTCGGTTTCGTCCCGTTGTCCTCGGCTCCTGCTGCGGCCGAGTATCGGGGTGAGAAACGCTccagaatgaagaaaaaagaaaagaatcatTTTGACACAAAACACGCTGTTCATATCATTTTCACATGCCTCtaaagacataaagaaagcaagATGACACGTGATACGTACGAGTAACACCGAGTCTTTGACGaggataataataacaaaatgcacttaaaggaatatttcacttaaaaatgaaaactctGTGATTATCTGCTCACCTTCATGTCAGTCGAAACTCAAGGAGAGTATGTAGGACTTTCAAACTCTCTTACTACTGCTGTTAATACAGCTACGgcttaaaaaaaagagcataaaATGTGCATACACG carries:
- the ndufs3 gene encoding NADH dehydrogenase [ubiquinone] iron-sulfur protein 3, mitochondrial, which produces MAASLMRFVRGGLGKSFNIARTSCLLQQQSRLQSSTTETSPTVRPKDAVTHNQLSAFGEYVAEMMPKYIQQVQVTCYNELEVMIHPDGVVPVLTFLRDHTNAQFRNMIDLTAVDIPTRQNRFEIVYNLLSLRYNTRMRVKTYTDELTPVDSAVPVHMAANWYEREIWDMFGVFFANHPDLRRILTDYGFEGHPFRKDFPLSGYVEVRYDDEVKRVVAEPVELSQEFRKFDLNTPWEVFPAYREPKEAAPKLEAGDKAPEKK